In the Geobacter sp. FeAm09 genome, one interval contains:
- a CDS encoding sigma-54-dependent transcriptional regulator, whose translation MPTVFVCDDEADILRYLDKLLSANGYQVETFLRGNELLKRVKAPDAPECDVILQDVRMPDMDGLQVLKHLRNERPEVPVVIMTAHGTIDDAVQAIKLGAYDYITKPFPKEKLLTVLDRMLDHHRLANENLLLRKELQRGTGRSETMVFRSARFREVYDLTLQVASSDANILVLGESGTGKELIASTIHANSPRAGKPYVSLNCAALSDTLLESQLFGHVRGAFTGAVINQKGLVEEADGGTLFLDEIGDVSPTVQAKLLRVIQEKDFIAVGSTRPRKVDVRFVAATNKDLANEVRDGRFREDLYYRLNVITINLPSLRERREDIEPLARHFLEIYTTKMKKEVHDFEDEALAMLRDYDWPGNVRELENVMERAVILARSKAITAALLPIGRRRETAAVPHGAAPWWRWTRWSGSISRRS comes from the coding sequence ATGCCAACTGTGTTTGTTTGTGATGACGAAGCGGATATCCTCCGCTATCTTGATAAGCTCCTGAGTGCCAACGGTTATCAGGTGGAAACCTTTCTGCGCGGCAACGAGCTTCTGAAGCGGGTAAAGGCCCCGGATGCCCCGGAGTGCGACGTGATCCTCCAGGATGTGCGCATGCCCGACATGGACGGCCTCCAGGTCCTCAAGCACCTGCGCAACGAACGCCCGGAAGTTCCGGTGGTCATCATGACGGCCCACGGCACGATCGACGATGCGGTTCAGGCCATCAAGCTGGGGGCCTACGACTATATCACCAAACCGTTTCCCAAAGAGAAGCTGCTGACGGTACTGGACCGGATGCTCGACCATCACCGGCTGGCCAATGAGAACCTCCTGCTGCGCAAGGAGCTGCAGCGGGGAACCGGCCGTTCCGAAACAATGGTTTTCCGGAGCGCCCGCTTTCGCGAGGTGTACGACCTTACCCTCCAGGTCGCCTCCAGCGATGCCAACATCCTGGTCCTGGGAGAATCGGGCACCGGCAAGGAACTGATCGCCAGCACCATCCACGCCAACAGCCCGCGCGCCGGCAAACCGTACGTCTCCCTCAACTGCGCCGCCCTCTCGGATACCCTCTTGGAAAGCCAGCTCTTCGGGCACGTGCGCGGTGCCTTTACCGGTGCCGTGATCAACCAGAAGGGGCTGGTGGAGGAGGCGGACGGCGGGACGCTCTTTCTCGACGAGATCGGCGACGTCAGCCCGACGGTGCAGGCCAAGCTGCTGCGGGTCATCCAGGAAAAGGATTTCATCGCCGTCGGCTCGACCCGCCCCCGCAAGGTGGATGTGCGCTTTGTCGCCGCCACCAACAAGGACCTGGCCAACGAGGTCCGGGACGGCCGTTTCCGCGAGGATCTCTATTACCGCCTGAACGTCATCACCATCAATCTCCCCTCCCTGCGCGAGCGGCGCGAGGACATCGAGCCGCTCGCGCGCCACTTCCTGGAGATCTACACCACCAAGATGAAGAAAGAGGTGCACGATTTCGAGGACGAGGCCCTGGCCATGCTGCGGGACTACGACTGGCCCGGCAACGTGCGCGAGTTGGAGAACGTCATGGAGCGCGCCGTGATCCTGGCCCGCTCCAAGGCCATCACCGCCGCCCTGCTCCCCATCGGGCGGCGGCGCGAAACCGCGGCCGTCCCCCACGGGGCGGCCCCCTGGTGGCGCTGGACGAGGTGGAGCGGCAGCATATCAAGGCGGTCTTGA
- a CDS encoding helix-turn-helix domain-containing protein: MALDEVERQHIKAVLKRTGFHKSRTAEILGISRKTLDRKIVEFGLNIGRAE, from the coding sequence GTGGCGCTGGACGAGGTGGAGCGGCAGCATATCAAGGCGGTCTTGAAGCGCACCGGTTTTCACAAGAGCCGCACGGCCGAGATCCTCGGCATCTCGCGCAAGACCCTGGACCGCAAGATCGTCGAATTCGGCCTCAATATCGGCCGGGCCGAGTAA